ttaacacactcgcctatgaaccagaagacccaggttcaaatcccacttactaccattgtgtccttgagcaagacacttaaccctgagtgtctccggggggggactgtccctgtaactactgattgtaagtcgctctggataagggcgtctgataaatgctgtaaatgtaaaatgtaaatgtaaaaaccgtATGTCCACGTGCTGCTGGGAGGGTTTTGGACACCAAGCTGTAGATGAAGGCGGGTTGGTGATGATGATCCACTCACAGCGAACTCGACTGGGGTATTCCGAAATGAACCCGCAGCTTCTAGAGTTGAATTCCATTCTAGTGCCTCGTCTGCCCTGAATAGACCTTCTAGTCACTTCTATAAACGTCTGGCGGAGGAGGGGCCGCGGAGGGAGGGCTTATAAAAGCCGCcgagggggggcggggccgccaGAACACTCGGGAACACGCAGACATGGCAGAGAGACGCGTGCCCTTCGCCTTCCTGCGCACCCCCAGCTGGGACCCGTTCCGGGactggtaccagggcagccggATCTTCGACCAGGCCTTCGGCATGCCCTCCTTCCCCGAGGAGGTGCCGGCCTTCCCCGGCAGCCACTGGCCCGGCTACATCCGCCACGGCCTGCCCCCCGTCCCCGACCTGGCCGGCCCGCTGATGGTGCCCCAGCACCCGGCCTACGCCAGGGCCCTGTCCCGGCAGCTCAGCAGCGGCGTGTCCGAGGTCAAGCAGACCCAGGACTCCTGGAAGGTCAGCCTGGACGTCAACCACTTCGccccggaggagctggtggtgaAGACCAAGGATGGCGTGCTGGAGATCACCGGTGAGTGAGCGCCgctcctttcctcctcctcgctgtaaCTGTCCGTGTCCGGGAAACTGTCACGTGCCAGAACAAGAGCAGCAGAACTCCGATAAAGAGTCCTGAAGGTCTCAGTCAGGTCCGCTTCTCACCAACGATTCATTCATTCCACACGTTCTTCTCATTAACGAGTTTGGAGGAACTTGGCGAGTAATGGCGATGAGCCCATGTTGCTGATGTCATTTATCATCAGACGGGTCACATGTTGGTCATGTATTATATTATGCTGTAGCGGTGAAAGTAACTTGGACGTTGTTGTCCCGCAGGCAAACACGAGGAGAGAAAAGACGAACACGGCTACATTTCCAGGTGCTTCACCAGGAAGTACACGtaagtgacctctgacctcaatTCGTCCTCTGGATAAACGCGGTTGATTCGCAGCCGCTCGATATCGGTGTGGGTAGATATCTGTCATCTCGATGACATTCTCCGTGGCGAACTGTCACAGCGGCGTTACGCTCCCACACGCACATTCCTGGTGGACAACGGAGACCAGGCCACAACTCCCCCGGGAAGCCTGAGCTCATCACTCCAAATACACGTTTTAAAAAGTGGAACGTGGGGGGATTTTGGGATCTTActggacgcccttatccagagcgtcacagggacagtccccccctggagacactcagggttaagtgtcctgctcagggacacgatggtagtaagtggggtttgaacctgggtcttctggttcataggcgagtgtgtttcctaCCAGGCCACTCCCATCCCATCTCATGGTGGTGCTTCTGACAAACCAACAGAAATACTGTGAAAGAAGGACTTTTTAAAGCCAGCACTTCCCAGTCGGACTTGATCGGAGCGCTGTGGAGACAACTATTCCGATTCTCGTGTGGATAAGTgacgccgtttttttttttatcgcttcTCTAGGCTGCCCCCCGGTGCCGACGCTGAGAAAGTCACGTCCTGCCTGTCCCCCGAGGGGGTGCTGACGGTGGAGGCCCCGCTGCCCAAGCCGGCCCTGACGGGCCCCGAGATCCCCATCCCGGTCCACAAGGAGAGCAGCGTTGAGAAGAAGTGAAGAGGCGttcacccctcctcctcctcacagcagagccttcacactcacacacacgttacactcCTCACATCAGCAGGCCGAGCGATAGGTGGCGCTATGCGCCGGACAAACGCAGCCTCCAGCTCGCCCTCCCACCCGCagtaaacagagagagagagagagagacagagagagggagcgagagagagagagagagatgcttgCTTGGATGATTACCGCTGCCTTTGTACATGTTCTGCTGCTTTTCAGGGCCATTAATGCTCCACAAAACCATTTCGTTAGATCCTGCTCGGCCAcgcctttttttgtattttgtataatgTGGAAACTTGTGGAAATGAACATTAAACCCCTTTTGTCTGTCACATGAATAGAGCTTTTTGTGGTTTCTGTCTTGAGCCAGGAGACGTGTACTAGACATGAGAGATGTTACTGTACAGGTTTACCACAAATATAACCCAAAGGTTGATAATTAACCGTTCccggaggtcaggggtcatgcCCATGTTTTAAGGATTTATTTCATATAACTGCagctgttcatttctgttcaattCAGTGCGCATGCATGATTAATAATCATGAGAAGATCTACACTGAGATATTGAgaatttaaaatgtgtaaaattgcAATCCAGGAAACGAATCATTTGTTCATTCGTTGAATTGGTTTCGTTCACGTCTCTCtaaatagaaatgaaatgttATCAGTTTCgttattatggttattattttgTAGGCTTTGATACGTTTCATTCAGCTCAGATTGAAGGAACCATTTGGCCAAAAATGACCAGATTTTGCATTATCAGATCGTATGAGAATTTCATACCCCATAATTCCACCCttaattaataattcataaaacGATCTTGCCTTAATTAAAATCTTAATCAAGAATTTGTACAGGTTTAAGGACCCTTAAtctaattcatatttttaattgtaattaattcatCAAAATCAGGCCTGAGGGTGTGAAGGatatgaaatgtgtaaaaatgggGGTCGTTTTTCCATCTTAATCGGTGAGGAATTCTGCACGTTCTACATTGAATCTTCGGAATTGTTCTTAACGACGTTCCCCCCTCCTGGCGCGGCCATTTTGATGGCGCCCTGATGCAGCCACCAGATCGCCACCGACATTCCTtcgcttttttattttggtttattaCTCTTCAAGTCGGTCAGTACGTAGCAGCGTCTGGTGTCGAGTTCCGGAGGGTTCTAGCTCTGGAGCGATGTGGCCTGTGACTTCACGAACCCGCCCGGATGCGAGATAAACGACGGAACCGGGAGACGAGCAGACAAATGCGACAGTTCCACGTGTGCAGAGCTGGCCTGCGGCATGGGACGGGGTGGTACTGGGGGACAAACAGAGCGTCTCTGTACTGGTCAGTTACAGGGGACCCCCACAacttcacctctctctctctctctctctctctctctctctctatgatCTTTATTCATtcacaaaagaacagaaaacacCCCATCAACAGAACGTTCCGGCAGGAAGCCTGATGCGGCCGGAGGAACCGTTTAAAGTTTAATAGTCTTATCGCCGTTTCATTGGTGCagcggcggcctagcggttaacaaagcggccccgtaatcagaaggttgccggtttgaatcctgatctgtcaaggggccactgagcaaagcaccgtccccacacactgctccccgggcgcctgtcatggccgcccactgatcacccagggtgacggttaaatacagaggacacatttaactgtgtgcaccgtgtgctgtgctgcttcactttcaaataatacTTCCCCCTCAAGATACCAGACAAAAACGAATGAAtgaaaagcaatgaaaaaaaaacggtcCATGTGCGACTTTTCGAACAGAATCGCCGGCGTTTCACCCCCCAGTGTCAGCGGGCGTCTGCgggttcatttttattttattaccgATTCATCTGTGAAATCTGCatcttttctttaataaaaccCAAACACAAGAATGGCATGTCACTACAGCAACATCCTTGACACGTCATGGTTAACAATCACTGTTGTGGTGTAGCGAACTTCAGCCAGAAAAATCCAACGCAATAGACAGAATTAACAGAATTTCTCGTTCATACCAACAGATAACATCTACAGTTAAGTTAATAAAGTCAAgctactgtatataaatacatcACCAGCATGCACGGTACTGTAATATTCGGGAATATTGGATCAGTCATCGTCTTACACTGAGAAACAGTATAATAGGCAAGTGCATgtcttgtaaaaaaattataataaaaaaaaaaatacaaatcacaaACCTCAAAAGCTGCTTTAAAACCATCGAGCGCGTATACGTCACCAGTGCTCTTCTGTTCCAGTAGATTCGGTTT
The window above is part of the Denticeps clupeoides chromosome 6, fDenClu1.1, whole genome shotgun sequence genome. Proteins encoded here:
- the hspb1 gene encoding heat shock protein beta-1 is translated as MAERRVPFAFLRTPSWDPFRDWYQGSRIFDQAFGMPSFPEEVPAFPGSHWPGYIRHGLPPVPDLAGPLMVPQHPAYARALSRQLSSGVSEVKQTQDSWKVSLDVNHFAPEELVVKTKDGVLEITGKHEERKDEHGYISRCFTRKYTLPPGADAEKVTSCLSPEGVLTVEAPLPKPALTGPEIPIPVHKESSVEKK